The Streptomyces sp. NBC_00459 DNA segment AACCCGGGCTGGCGATGATTGATGACTGGTCGTGGTGTCAGGCATCATCTTCTGATGATCTCGGGTCCGTGACGGTTGGCTCGACGATGCGGCTGATGTCGGGCATACCGAGGTGGACGGTGGGGTGGCGGTCGAGCTGGGTGAGTTTCTCCTCTGCTCCGGCGAGGCTGACCTGGAGTCCTTCGACTTCGCCGAACCAGCCTTCCCGTTGGGCTTCGGAGATGCGGGCGATGAGGTTGTCGCGGATGTCGACGAGCCGTGCCCGCTGAGCGGGGTCTGGTCTCAGACGCCATCCGCTTATCGATCACGGGGCTGGTCTGGTCGAACAGGATTCCTGATCGGGTGGTCGCGCGGGGGCACGCGCATAAGAGCAGGGCCTCTTGGTAGTTCGGGGGTGCGAACCAAACCGAGTACCAGGAGGCCCTGTTGCCGCAGTCTTTCGCGCTCGCGTGCGTGGAGTCCAACTCGCTGCCACCGTCGTGTGACTGCCTCGCGCACAGGTTCGGCAACGCGGCGGACGGGCCGGAGCGCACTCCGAGTTATGGCTCCGACATGACGGAGGCGGAGTGGAGGGTCGTCCGGCCGTTGCTTCCGGTTCCGGCCTGGCTGGAGGGGCGGGGCGGGGCGGGCGGCCGGAGGGCTATTGCCACCGCGTGATGCTCGACGCGGTCCGCTATGTCGTGGACAACGGCGTGAAGTGGGTCAATCTGCCCGCAGACTTCCCTCCGTATCGGCGCGTGCATGCCTTCGCCCGCCGCTGGCAGGTCACGGGTCTGCTCGCCGAACTCCACGATCGGCTGCGCGACCGCGTCCGGGAGAAGGATGGCCGCTTGCCGGACCCGACGGCCGCGATCGTGGACTCGCAGTCGGTGCGGGCGGCGGCGAACATCCCGCGATCGACGTCCGGGTGGGACGGCGGGAAGAAGGTGGGCGGCCGAAAGCGGCATCTGGTGGTGGACTGCCTCGGCCTGGTCCTGGCCGTCGCGGTGACCGCGGCAAGCATCCAGGACCGCGACGCCGCCGTCCCTCTGCTCGAGCGGCTGCGACGGCAGTACTTCTCCATCCGACTGGTGTGGGCGGACGGCGGCTATGCAGGCCGGCTCGTCGACTGGGCGGCCGAGGAGCTCCGGCTCACCCTTCAGATCGTCAAACGCACTGACGACACCACGGGGTTCGTGGTGCTGCCACGCAGGTGGGTGGTGGAAAGAACCCTCAGCTGGCTGATGCGCTCGCGCCGCCTGGCGCGCGACTACGAGACACTGCCCGCCATGCACGAAGCCATGGTGCTGTGGTCGATGGCCATGCTCATGAGCAGCCGCCTGGCCGGACACCGTCCAGCCGGCTTCAGCCGGCCGGCACCGCGAGCGTGGTGAACACCCCCGGTCGCACCTGCAGGGCCCACCCCCGCTCCACCAGGCGTTTCGCCTTCGACCTCAGCCCCTCCACCTTCGCCGGGACCGCCTCCAACCCCAACGCGACGGCCAATTGCTGGCAGCGCATGCCCTCCCGGCCCGCTTCCGACCCCAGCACCGACACAATCCGCTGGTAGTCCGGCGCGAGGACCGACGCCGCCATGCCGTCGGTCCGGTGCGGCACCGGCGATCCCGCCACCGAACCCCGCTGCGGCTCGGCGACCGCGGAAGGCGGCTGGGCCAGCACCTCGGCCACCGTCCCCCGGGCATCCACCAGCCGCTCAAGCGCGCGTTCCGCCGCCCCGAGCGCAGCCTGCACCCGCTCGGCCTCCTCCCGCAACCGCGCAATCTCCTCCCGGACCTTCTTCTCCCGGGCCTCCAGCAGACCAAGCACCGACGCCACCAGCCACCTCCACGAGCCAGACGAGCGGACGAACCACGCCCATCTCTCCCGCCTCCGGCCGGAGATCATGCCCACCCACCCCGAGCCAACCGATCACGTTCGGAAAGCGGATGGCTTCTGAGCCACGGACGCCCAAACAGTCGCCCATTCACGCTTCATTTGCGGAGTCGTTTTGCTCCGGTGGTGGCGTTGGTGACTGCCGTGATCAGTTGATCGACTGTCTGGATCTGGAGGCCGATGCGCTCGGCGAGATGGGCGAGGCGCATCGGTTCGGGGACGTCGGCGAGGGCGGCTGAAGCGATGAGCACGCTCTCGACAGTGTCGAGTTCCACGGGGTTGCTCACCAGAGCCGTCATCAAGTTGTTCACGTGGGTGAGGTGTTCGTGCAGGGTGTCCTGGTGCTGTGTGGTGGAGTGCTCGATGCCGGGGATCAGGTCCGCCAATTTGCCGAGATCATCATCTTTTGCCCTGCCGTTGAGGCGCTTGATACGCCACGCTTCGACGGAGACTTCGTCCAGGACCGCGATGGTCTTGTCGACGTCCTTGTTGGCCTGGTCATTCCTGCGCCACCGGCGGTGGAACCAGAAGACGCCCCACGTCCCCGCGGCGCCGACGAGTACAGCGGCGCCCGCGACCTTGGCAGCGGGGGTCCAATCGGACGACTGGGACTGCACGGTAGGCGGAACCTCCTGAGGCGTCGCCCACGGTGCAGGGGAGGTGACGCCGACCCACGTGACCTGATCGGCTGGCAGTGCCTGTGCAGGATGGTGCGGCAGCATGAGTGCTGTACTTAGCGTCGCGGTCGCGATCAGGCGCCTGCCCCACAGGGACAGTGCGGGCCAGCCCTCGTGCGCCTTGCGGGTAGAAGGACCAGCGTCCGCGGGAGCTGAGCGAGGTCGGCGCCCATCAAGGCCTGAGGTACTGACGTCCTTGGTTGAAATGGCATGCTGGCCTGACACGGCCTGCCTCCCTGCAGGGGGTTGGGTCTGGTGTGGGCCCCGCCGCTCCTTGGTGGCCTGAGAATCCTGGGGAGCGGCGGGTGTCCTTGCGTAGTTCGGGCTGAGGCGATGAGGCGGTGTACCGGGCGGGAAGCGGCTCGGTCGGCGACGGCTTCCCATTACCGGTGACGGCCCGGGGCCCCATTCGACTCGAAGCGAACGGGACGCTTCCCGAGACGTGGGCTGCCACGTCGGCGGTTCGAATCACCGACATGGCGCAGGACCTTCACAGCGTTGGGCCTCTTCCCTAACCTGGAGAACAAGGTCTGATGACGGCGCATCGTAGGACCTGGGGAGCTACGCGTTCACCTCGCTTCGTGTCAACGACGATCTATCGGGGGTTCACGCCGACGCCCCAAAACTTGGCCCCATGCGGAGAATTGGCAGGCTCGGGGGACCACAGCCTGCTCGCTGACGCGCCGTTGCCCTCCTCGCGCTCCCAATGATGACTGTGGACGTACTCCTGCGCGATCTGTGTCTTGCCGACGCCACCGAAGCCGTCGACAGGTTCCGGCGAAACGGTGGTCGACAGCGGGACAAGACCCAGAACACGGCGCAGCAGACGGTGGGTTCGCG contains these protein-coding regions:
- a CDS encoding IS5 family transposase, which translates into the protein MLDAVRYVVDNGVKWVNLPADFPPYRRVHAFARRWQVTGLLAELHDRLRDRVREKDGRLPDPTAAIVDSQSVRAAANIPRSTSGWDGGKKVGGRKRHLVVDCLGLVLAVAVTAASIQDRDAAVPLLERLRRQYFSIRLVWADGGYAGRLVDWAAEELRLTLQIVKRTDDTTGFVVLPRRWVVERTLSWLMRSRRLARDYETLPAMHEAMVLWSMAMLMSSRLAGHRPAGFSRPAPRAW